One Candidatus Eisenbacteria bacterium genomic window, TCGGCGGCGTCGGGGTCGGCGTCCTCATCCACGAGCAACGCCGGTGCCGAGACCGCCTTGAGACAACAATTCCGCGCAATCACGAACAGCCATGACGAGAACCGCGACCGACCCTCGAACGACGACATCGCGCGATACGCGCGCAGCAGCACGTCCTGCGTCAGATCCATGGCGCGGTCCGGATCCCGTACGTAGCGGAAACACCACAAGTAGACCTGGCGATGGTAGCGACGCAACAACTCGGAAGCCGCCTCACGGCTGCCGACACTGTCCGGATCGCGAGCCGCGATCCGCAGCAGTGTTTCGTCATCTCGCTCGCGGGTCGCAGAACCCGTCATGCAGTGAGAGCCCCCGTGGGGCCGGAAATCACACCGGGATCCCGGAAAGGCGCCGGCGGTCCCTCGAGGTCCAGGCGAGGAGCAGCGAGAGGAGCGCCGACACCCCGCCAGCATAAGCCGCAACCCGGTTCGGCAGAAGGGGATGCATTCGGACCGGAACCCCGAGTGCCGCGTCGCCCAGCAGCACGAATCCGGACCAGTAGAACGGGTGGACGGTGCGCGGATCGGCCCGCACCGAGCGCTGCGCCCGGGCGAGCGCCCGACCGGCATCGTCGCCCAGCGTCAGCCGTTCGTAAAAGCGCCGCACGATGCGGGAGGTGGCCTGATCGTCGACTGGCCACAGGCTCGCGACCACCGCCGGCGAGCCGGCCGCCAGGAACGCACTCGCGAGGCCTGCGACACCTTCCCCGGAGCGCACTCGATTGCCGACCGAGGCGCAGCTCGCGAGCACCACGAGATCGGCATCGAGCGAGAGCTTCGCGATCTCACCGGCGGTCAGCATCTCGCCGTCGGCTCCGCGCAGTCCCGGCAGCCGCGTTTGCCAGGGGCGCAGATCGTCCGGCTGCGTGTGACCCGCGAAGTGAACGATCGCGGTACCCGCCAGATCGGCGACCACCCCGCCTCGTCCGAGTACGCGTGCCTGATTGAGGTGGGCGCCGATCCACGCCAGCTCGGAGCGCGCGCCCGCGAGCCGAAGTGAAGAGTCGCGAGCGCCGAGTGCCACCACGCCGCGTTGCCGCACCTGCGTGCGACCGCGCGCGATGCGCCGCAGATCGGCGAGCAGCGAGGCGGCCGGCAGGACGCTCACTTCGCGCTGGGCGAGCAGCGGCTCCGGGCCGGTCCCGAGATCGACCATCAAGGCTCCGACCGGAACCAGATGCAGCGCATCGTCCCCGATCACGAATACCCGCGACTGGGTCGCGAGCAGATCGCGCACCGGATCGAGCAGCCGGGCGCCGAGTGTCGCGAGCACCCGACGGGTCGCGAGGGAATCGAGTCGCACCTCGCCCGCAGGCTGTGAAATGACGTCGCGCGCCAGTGCGAGCTGACGCCACAGCCCGCGCGGCGGCAACGTGACCAGCCGGCAGGAGTCTCGCGTCACCGCGAACAGCCACGCATGATCCGCGGCGATGAAGAAGTCCAGCAGCAGCTCACCGGGCGCCAGGGTTTCGAGCTGCAGCGTCGCGAGCTTGACCGGCTGGAGCCCCGCGCGGTCCGCGCGGCGGCTCGGACGCGGGCCGAAGGTGCGTTCGATCAGCGTGCGGGCCTTGAATCGCTGCAGGCGGTCGAAGGCGAGCTCCGTCCGACGGGCCGCGCTGCCTGACTCGCCCACGATGGTCAGCGCGAGCCACTCGCTCGCCAGCGTGCGCGATTCGATCGCCAGGGTCTCCCGCCACTCGGCGGCCGAACTGCGGCTGCGCCCCGACTCCCACGACGTGACCGCGGAATCGAGCAACGCCAGTGCCGCCACCGTGTGGCCGCGATCGCGTTCGACGCGGGCCAGCATCGTGAGGGC contains:
- a CDS encoding sigma-70 family RNA polymerase sigma factor, which produces MTGSATRERDDETLLRIAARDPDSVGSREAASELLRRYHRQVYLWCFRYVRDPDRAMDLTQDVLLRAYRAMSSFEGRSRFSSWLFVIARNCCLKAVSAPALLVDEDADPDAAEHPAAAPDAAYERAEDEERLRQLMMDKLDEAERRALWLRCIERLSVESITKVMGLENATGARALLQRARRRLRAALEESGRAVS
- a CDS encoding CHAT domain-containing protein, whose amino-acid sequence is MALPLSLAIALLVAGAMPTGAHAAADARPAPAGRGLESVARHTDSLYEAGAHEQVLTLLAPHLRSARAGRDSIAVLWLLRREGQLRIRRGDVTLGAAAIDEAVQLAERLRDTLTLVNALRWKDFALQQQGRISQARPVAERMQRLARSIGDRVHDARAHISFGWYAVIDGDFRRARDEYARAADSLAALDEPNGEILARLGLGRSEFGLGNYRAARSSNLRALELSRIHVQSAYIAHALGNLAMIETTGGDLSLAAEYQRASYETYRRLGLFSQAAYPGADLASSLATLGRSNEALALLDTLLTACRDNGLRPQIPMVLSQIGRVRAEQGRLREAATAFSAAMDEPSAQIDVRAIAVTRLGMTFLAMNQPDSARALIARHLNSFEGKIGIAFLAWQHLVLAEAEYRLGHAAACRRWSERALTGGRTIAEGFVIANALTMLARVERDRGHTVAALALLDSAVTSWESGRSRSSAAEWRETLAIESRTLASEWLALTIVGESGSAARRTELAFDRLQRFKARTLIERTFGPRPSRRADRAGLQPVKLATLQLETLAPGELLLDFFIAADHAWLFAVTRDSCRLVTLPPRGLWRQLALARDVISQPAGEVRLDSLATRRVLATLGARLLDPVRDLLATQSRVFVIGDDALHLVPVGALMVDLGTGPEPLLAQREVSVLPAASLLADLRRIARGRTQVRQRGVVALGARDSSLRLAGARSELAWIGAHLNQARVLGRGGVVADLAGTAIVHFAGHTQPDDLRPWQTRLPGLRGADGEMLTAGEIAKLSLDADLVVLASCASVGNRVRSGEGVAGLASAFLAAGSPAVVASLWPVDDQATSRIVRRFYERLTLGDDAGRALARAQRSVRADPRTVHPFYWSGFVLLGDAALGVPVRMHPLLPNRVAAYAGGVSALLSLLLAWTSRDRRRLSGIPV